The following is a genomic window from Mycoplasma bradburyae.
TGGTATAGCGTATGCTCAAGAAACTTCTGGCATTGTTGTGTGGAATGTAGTATCAAATACTGCTACATTTTTAGCAGATGGTATTAGTTTTTGTACTACATCAATAACATCAGCTTCTGGTTTGTTGTGAAGCGGAGCTAGTTTAGCTAAGTCATAGATTTGTTCTAAAACTTCTGGTGTTACTAATGTTGAATCTTTTCAATAAGCGCCTTGTACAACACGATGACCAACACCCACTATTTCATTTAGATCATTAATTACTTTGTGTTTTTTTAATGATTCTAATAAGTGACTTAAAGCCTCTTTATGATTAGGGAAAGCAGCCGTGCTTTCTTCTTTAGTTCCGTCGCTGAATTCATATTTGTATGCGCCATCAATAAAGATTCTTTCACATAGACCTTTAGCTAACACTTTTTCAGAAGCATCGTAAAGTTGAAATTTTATTGAACTTGACCCAGCGTTAATTACTAAGATTTTATTCATTGTTATATTCGTCCTTTTGAAAATGATTTAAATAATGATAAATTATAGATTTTTCTAAAATTAATCTTTCAATTAATTATTGATATACAATAATTTTTTTAACCAATTTTTACATCTTCATCAACATAAGAGTAGTTCGACTTGGTGACATTACTCTTAACTCAAGCAAGAATTGATGTTGTTACGCCCAATTGTCCAATAATCATTAGTGCGATTAATAATACCAATGGAACTAATGTGATTGATGTTAAATATGAAGTGATACCAACTGATAATCCTACCGTTCCATATCCTGAAGAATATTCGAATAAAACATCCATAATACTAAAACGAACATCAGGTTTTACTAAGATAAATGTAATGTGTGTACCAAGGATAGCAATCGTAATAAATGCCGTACTTAAAATAGTTATCAAATAAGCATTATTAACTGTTTCAGATGGTATTGATCGTTTGAATAATCTCACTTGTTTATATCCCTTAAATTTCTGGAAAATAGCTACAATAACTAAAGCAAATGTTGTGGTTCTAATACCCCCAGCAGTAGATGAAGGTGCAGCACCAATAAACATCAAGATACTTAAAAGCAACTTACTTGCATCAGTTAAGTTATACATGCTAATCGTAGCAAAACCTGCAGACCTAGTTGAAAAAATCATAAATCACAGGTTTAAAAGATAATTTAATTGAGGATTTTTACCATATATCGTATGGTATAAATCGTTTTCAGTATTTATATTAAGTGAAGATTCAAATGTTAGATTACCTTTTAATGATTCCTCAAAGAATTGTGAAGTAACTCTAAATGACCCATTTTTAGCTAATAATTCAACTGGAGCTACTATTATAATTGGTAACGTTAATAATATTGCTGAAGTTATCAATGATAGTTTAGTAAAGATACTAAACTTATACTTAATGGTATTTTTATATAGTCTTTTATATCTAATTTTTTCATAAATATCAAAGATTGTTGGATA
Proteins encoded in this region:
- a CDS encoding TrkH family potassium uptake protein; the protein is MLKKRGKNNNLLLNRKQKIYKLLKIIFIGETISQKIAHFYIYFILIGSILLYIPISLKYSDTYEKVTSLTYQGLNAEALIEKEKYSFIDAFFIATSAFSDTGLSTLVVRETFTIFGQVILAILIEVGGVGFVVFWYLIWKVFAKIFKDHSTLEKTLLLQSERGGEKISTTSKTIIVSVIAVMIFQILYSIFYALYFYFVPAYEQQNILNLQITNVDSTLINFKASQITVDNNFQKFFTYHNPGAAIWAGIFHSVSSINNAGFDIFGPFSLSSFKNDYHILLLFITATQFFIGGIGYPTIFDIYEKIRYKRLYKNTIKYKFSIFTKLSLITSAILLTLPIIIVAPVELLAKNGSFRVTSQFFEESLKGNLTFESSLNINTENDLYHTIYGKNPQLNYLLNLWFMIFSTRSAGFATISMYNLTDASKLLLSILMFIGAAPSSTAGGIRTTTFALVIVAIFQKFKGYKQVRLFKRSIPSETVNNAYLITILSTAFITIAILGTHITFILVKPDVRFSIMDVLFEYSSGYGTVGLSVGITSYLTSITLVPLVLLIALMIIGQLGVTTSILAWVKSNVTKSNYSYVDEDVKIG